The DNA region GTCATGATCAGAGACCTCCTTTGCGAAGATCAACCCCGGTCACGACCGGAGCCTGACTTGCAACTTCACGCTGAATGGAGTTCAGCGATTGTCCAAGTGAATCCATTTTACGGCGTATATCCTCTTCATTTTGGGACTCAAGCATAATTTTGTACAAACTTTTCTCAATGGATTCCTTCTTCTCCAGCCGTTCCAGAATGACATCCAGTCCACCAATGACCATCTCAAACATATTGATCTTTTCATGCAGCAGATTCAGAATGTGTTCTTCAATGGTACCCGTCGTCGACAGGTTGTAGATATTGACGTCATTTTGCTGTCCCAATCGGTGTACGCGGCCGATCCGCTGCTCTACACGCATGGGATTCCAGGGCAGATCGAAGTTGATCATGTGATGGCAGAATTGAAGATTGATTCCCTCACCGCCTGCTTCGGTTGCAATCATCGCCTGTACGCGGCCGCGGAAGAGGTCCATCATCCAGTCTTTTTTCCCCCGATTCATACCGCCTCGGTAAGGAACTGCGGTAAGACCGTTGTTGCGAAAATAATTGAGCAAGTACTCTTGTGTGGCACGGTATTCGGTGAAAATGATAACTTTCTCATTCATGTCACGAACGAGTTCCATCGTTTTCTCGGCTTTGGTATTTTCCTTGATCGCTTTAATGTGCGCAACCAGTTCCCATATCTTGTCCCGCAGCGGAGAGTCCAGTGGAAGTTTCTTTGACAGATTGACCAGTGTTACAAATACGGCATCCCGGCTGCTGCACACTTCACGCTGCAAGGTGACCAGGGAAAGCATGCTGCTCAGGTTGCCGCCCGCTTCCTGATACTGATCTTTCACAAAGGAAGTTACACCATCATATAGGGCCTGTTCTTCGGCCGATAGCTGCAAATTCACATTAGACACGTTCCGTTTGGTGAATTGAACAGGTCCTTCGCCGCGGCGGTTACGGATCATGACTTTGGATAACTCATCCTTGAGCTGCTCCTGATTTTTCGGAATACGTTTGTCCACTACAAAATTGGCCGCAAAATCACCTTGACGACCAAGCTGTCCCGGCTTGAGCAGGTTAATGAGATTAAACAGCTCGCTCATGTCATTCTGTACCGGCGTAGCCGTGAGCAAAAGGCAGTACTTTTTCCGCAACTTCAGCATGAATTGATAGTTGGTCGTTTTTTTATTTTTGAGCTTATGAGCCTCGTCGATAATAATCATGTCGTAATCCGTATTCAGCAGCATATCTTTATGCGGGTCACGCTTCGCTGTATCCATGGAGGCAACCACGATTTCATTTTGCCAGGAATAGGCTTTTTTCTGTGCAATCGCAGGGATGCCAAATTTGGAATTCAGTTCCCGGACCCATTGCAGTACAAGGGACGCAGGTACGAGAATCAGAACTTTGGATACGAGTCCACGGACCATATATTCTTTCAGAATCAGCCCAGCTTCAATTGTTTTACCTAGTCCAACCTCATCGGCTAGAATGGCACGGCCTGACATTTCAAATAATACTTTGCGTGCCGTATCCATCTGGTGTGGAAGCGGGGTGAGTCCCTGTAAATGCTTCAGGCACTGGATTTCATCAAAGTTGGGAATCAAATTCGTCTCTTCCGCTTGAATGGCAAGTTGAAAGAGTCTGTAATCACCCCATGGGCCGCCTTTATCGAGTCTGGACTCCAGTTGGGTCAGCCAACTACGGTCGAATTCAAGTGGAACGGGTAATTCTGCTGCAGGTTGATTGAGATGATGCGGGCTTTTCCGGTTCATGATGCTTCCTCCCCTGCCATACGTGATGACGTTTTATTCGTAGCTTATAGTATGGACGAATGAGAGGAAGTTCATAACCATGGTCGGAATTCGACGTGGTGATGCCAAGATGCCAAAAAAAGTTCACAGATTTCGTATGAGGGCCTGTGGTGGAAAAGCCATGTGGAGAGCAGTGCCCGGGAAAACGAGGCTAGTACAAGTGAAGATGAAGGAGGTTTTAACTATACAATATCGAATCGTATATTAACGCAAAAAAACACCTTGTATTGAAAATCGAAAGAAAAGCGATGGAATGGAAGGCTTCAAGAACCACAAAGTAACGGGGTAACCCTATGATTATGCTAACGGACTACGATAATGGAGAGGTTTGTAATCGTCGCAGTAAAATCTTGTAAGTGATATGTAGACCATCAGAACTTAAACGGAGGTATATAAATGTCTAATCAATACCTTAACGTTCTCAAAGAATGTGTCATCGAGACAGGAAAAAATAGTTTGCGGCACTTGGAAGGACATATTGATGCAGGTTCGAAAGCATCGCATAAAGAATTAGTTACATTCGTAGACCGCCAAAATGAGCAAATGGTAGTACAACGAATAAAGAAAGACTTTCCTCATCACAAAATTATGGGTGAGGAAAGTTATACAGGGGAAGTTTTTGAGCCGAATGACTTCATTTGGATTGTTGATCCCATCGACGGGACAACTAACTATGTGCATCAGAAACAATGTTTTGCGATTTCAATCGCTTTATACCAGAATGGACAAGGGATTTGTGGGGCCGTTTATAATCCTTCTAATGATGAACTCTTTTGGGCAGAGAAAGGTTCAGGTGCCTATCTGAACAATAAACGACTTTTGATGAATTCTTCATCAGTGGCATTAAGCAATTCATTAATTTCTACATACATTCGATATGATCAGAATGAAAAGAAACTTGGATTTGAAAGTTTTGTACAACATATAGCCAATGAGTCAAGAGGAATACGCATGATTGGATGCGGCTCTCTGGAATTGGCTTACGTGGCCTGCGGACGATTCAATGTGTATTTTAGTTCTCTTCAGAAACCGTGGGATTTTGCGGCAGGTAAATTGTTAGTCGAAGAAGCTGGCGGTAAAATTACTTGTTTGAACGGAGATCAGATTAATATACATCTTTCAGGTAGTAGTATTCTTGCTGCCAGTATGGAACTTCATCAGGAAATTTTAGATATTTCTAAGAGAATCTTATCCACATAACATTTAGTATATATATCGATCCTAATCTTATCCACTTTATAAAGGTTTGTGCACTAAAGGAGAACAATAGTTGAATGAATGAAACGGAAGCCCTTTTTGATATGTGGTTTTTATATTGTAAATGGCCAAAAACAAAGTTAAATATGTCATTTCCCCATGGATTCTTTGGTGTGATTCAGTTAAGATAAATGCAATAGAATGTCATACAGAGTATGGAGGGTAAGCATGCATTCTTCCTATAGCGAAGTGGAGAAAAGAAGGAAAGAGATATTGAAGGAACTGGAGGAGCACGACAAAGTTTATGTAAAAGAGCTTGCCGAAAAATTCGGCGTGACAACCGAGACGATTCGGCGAGATCTGGACAAATTAGAGAGTCTGAACAAACTAAAAAAAATATTTGGCGGAGCGATCAAAACGAGCCATCAAAAGCTGGAATGGATATATAACGATCGAGAGTCGATCAATCTGGAGGTTAAAAGAAAACTGGCTGTCGAGGCCGCAAATTGGGTGGAGGACAATGATATTATATTCCTTCAGGCAGGAAGCACTGTTGCCCAAATGCCGCCATTCTTAAGAGACAAAAAGGAGCTTACGGTGGTCAGCAATTCCGTTCCGATCATATTTGAATTCGCTCAATATAAGCGAAATGGCGAATTTGACGGGAGAGTGATTCAGATCGGCGGAGAGCTTCAAGTTTCTTCCATGGGGATGGGAGGGGTACTCGCTCAAGACATGTTAAGGGACATTACCGTAAACAAAGCTTTTTTTTCCTGCGGAGGCTTTACGCCTGAAAATATCAGTACGTTTCAAAGCGAGAGCGCGCAAATGACGAAAAGCCTTCTCACTCAAAGCCAAAAGAAAGTGCTGGTAGCGGATGCTTCAAAAATGGGCGTCAAGCATCTGTATAAAGTATCTTCCCTGCTTGAAGTGGACATGATTATTACGGATACGGACTTGCCAGAAGAATGGAAACCACACACTGATTTGTCCTCACTAAAATGGATTTCTATTTAAATTCAAGAGAATTGCTATAAAAACAACACCTCGTTTGGAAACAAACGAGGTGTTGTTTTTATTTTGGTTTATATTGGTTTTTATAAAATTTACAATAATAATATGTTGTTTTTACACCTATATTACATTTGGATGTTAAGATTCCATTGTAGAAACCACATGAAACGAAAGGGGAAGTCAACCATTGAATTATCAACTGAGTCATCGTGCCCGCACGCTAAATCCTTATATCGGAGCGGAATTAAGAGATAAAGTCGAAGCACTTCGCCGATCAGGCCGCAAGCTTATCGCTCTTAACGTGGGTGAACCGGATTTTCCCACACCGATCCATATCGCTTATGCAGGTATAGAAGCGATTATCAAAGGCGTAACGAAGTATACGCCCGTGCAGGGGACACATGATGTTCGGCAGGCTGTTTGCGACAAACTGAAGAGAGACAACGATCTTAGTTATAGCCCGGAGGAGGTGGTCATCACCACTGGAGCCAAACAAGCCGTGGCGAATGCGTTGCTCTCGATTTGCAACGAGGGCGACGAAGTTCTTTTACCGATACCCTGCTGGGGGAGTTACCCGGAAATGATCGCATACGCAGGGGCGGTCCCTGTGTTTGTTGAAACCGAACCGGAACAAGACTTTCAGCTCAACGTGGAGCGGCTTGCCAGTAAAATAACTTCCAGGACGCGGGCTATTTTGCTGACAAATCCCAATAATCCGACCGGAACGGTGCTTGATCAAGAAACGTTGTATGCCATCGGCATGATCGCTGTTCGACATGATCTTTACATTATTGCGGATGAAATCTATGAATATTTGAACTATGGCGAGAAAGTTCCCTTGATCGCTGCTTTGAGCGAGGAAATTAAAGCACGGACGATTACGATCAACGGGTTATCCAAGGCGTATGCCATGACGGGCTGGCGAATCGGTTACGCCTGCGGCCCATTGCCTGTGATTCGCGCCATGACGGTCATTCAAAGCTACACCACCTCCAATCCAAGCTCGATCGGTCAATATGCGGCGATTGCGGCGCTCAAAGATGAGGGGGATTCGGTTCAGGAAATGACAAAATCCTTTGATGAACGAAGGCAGTATCTGATTCGTGAAATTCAATCGATTCGGGGATTGTCATGTCCCAATGCGAGAGGCGCTTTTTACTTGATGGTGGATGTGTCCCATTACTTTGGTTCAGTTTATGAGGAGGGGACGATTGCTGATAGCAAGGACTTTGCCGAATATTTGCTGCATCAAGTAGGTGTCGTCGTAACGCCGGGGGACATGTTCCAGGCTCCCCAATTTATTCGGCTTTCCTATGCTACATCCCTGGCACAATTGCAGGAGGCTGTTGCCCTGATCAGGGCGGCATTGTCTCTATTGAAAATGAGAACGGAGAATCTGAAATGATTCCTAGTATGATTCAAATTTGTAAGCCATCAATCGATGCAAGGGAGTGCATATGGATAAACATCTGGTTTGGGAGAGGAAGAGGGGTTTGAGCGGGCAAACGGTGACAAACAAAACAAGCATAGCCAAATGGGTGTACACGAATTTAACTGCTTATGTATTGGTTTTTCCAGCCATTATTCTTCTTGTTGTATTTCATCTGTATCCGATGGGTATGACTTTTTTTCTGAGCCTGACAGACTGGAATCTGATTACCCCTGATTTTAATTGGATTTTCGCAGGCAATTATTCGCGGATGTTTACCTCGTCCGAATTTTGGAGTGTCGTAGGAAACACGTTTATATTTGGTATCTTCTCCGTTGGGTTTACGGTTTTGCTGGCTACTGTACTGGCTGTTGTACTGGACGAAAAACTGCGGGGAGTCAGGTTGTTTCGATCGGTCGTATTTTTGCCCTACATTACGCCTATGGCGGCTATAGGAACTCTATGGGTATGGATGTACAACCAGAATTTTGGTCTGATCAACTGGGTGCTAGATTTCTTCTCTATTCCTCCCGCTCCCTGGCTGGCAAAGCCGGGGTGGGCCATGGCTGCGCTAATCATTACGAAAGTCTGGAAGGTAGTCGGCTACTACATGGTGATTCTGCTGGCCGGCAAGCAAAATATAGCGGACTCCCTGTATGAAGCGGCCAAGATGGATGGAGCAGGAAGGCTGCAGTTGTTTACCCGGATTACGCTGCCGCTGCTCTCTCCGTATATCTTCTTTGTGCTGATCGTCGCGTTGATTGGCTCTTTTGAAGATTTCGATCTGCTGTTTACGATGACCCGTGGCGGGCCGGCAGAAAGCACAAATATGATCATTTATTACATTTACCAGCATGCCTTTGAATTTTTTGATATCGGTTATGCTTCCGCAGCCTCATCGGTGCTTTTTGTTATCCTTATGCTCATCACATTTATCCAGATGAAAGTCTCCAAAAGGTGGGTGCACTATCAATGAGATTGAAGCAATTTGCATTTAAATGGTTCGGATTCGCCCTTTTGAGTCTTTTTTCAATCGTTATATTATTTCCTTTTATATGGATGTTGAGCAGTTCATTAAAGAGTGCCGATCAAGTGTACGTGTTTCCTCCTACGTTGATCCCGGAAGTATTCCGCTGGGAAAACTACGTGGAAATATGGAAAATGGCTCCGCTGGCCCGGTATCTATTCAATAGCCTATTTACAGCAAGCGCCACGATCATGGTGCAACTGCTGTTGATCATCCCGGCTTCTTATGCTTTTGCCAGGCTGCGTTTTAAGGGAAGCGGTATTCTCTTTCTCTTGGTTCTCGCTACCATGATGATTCCGGACCAAGTTACGTTTATCCCTAATTTTTTGACGATCAAACAACTCGGTTGGGTGGATTCGTATATGGGCTTGATCGCGCCATTCACCGTAAAAGCCTTTGGCATATTTATGCTGAGGCAAGCCTTTATGCAAGTGCCG from Paenibacillus sp. JNUCC-31 includes:
- a CDS encoding DEAD/DEAH box helicase, translated to MNRKSPHHLNQPAAELPVPLEFDRSWLTQLESRLDKGGPWGDYRLFQLAIQAEETNLIPNFDEIQCLKHLQGLTPLPHQMDTARKVLFEMSGRAILADEVGLGKTIEAGLILKEYMVRGLVSKVLILVPASLVLQWVRELNSKFGIPAIAQKKAYSWQNEIVVASMDTAKRDPHKDMLLNTDYDMIIIDEAHKLKNKKTTNYQFMLKLRKKYCLLLTATPVQNDMSELFNLINLLKPGQLGRQGDFAANFVVDKRIPKNQEQLKDELSKVMIRNRRGEGPVQFTKRNVSNVNLQLSAEEQALYDGVTSFVKDQYQEAGGNLSSMLSLVTLQREVCSSRDAVFVTLVNLSKKLPLDSPLRDKIWELVAHIKAIKENTKAEKTMELVRDMNEKVIIFTEYRATQEYLLNYFRNNGLTAVPYRGGMNRGKKDWMMDLFRGRVQAMIATEAGGEGINLQFCHHMINFDLPWNPMRVEQRIGRVHRLGQQNDVNIYNLSTTGTIEEHILNLLHEKINMFEMVIGGLDVILERLEKKESIEKSLYKIMLESQNEEDIRRKMDSLGQSLNSIQREVASQAPVVTGVDLRKGGL
- a CDS encoding inositol monophosphatase family protein, with amino-acid sequence MSNQYLNVLKECVIETGKNSLRHLEGHIDAGSKASHKELVTFVDRQNEQMVVQRIKKDFPHHKIMGEESYTGEVFEPNDFIWIVDPIDGTTNYVHQKQCFAISIALYQNGQGICGAVYNPSNDELFWAEKGSGAYLNNKRLLMNSSSVALSNSLISTYIRYDQNEKKLGFESFVQHIANESRGIRMIGCGSLELAYVACGRFNVYFSSLQKPWDFAAGKLLVEEAGGKITCLNGDQINIHLSGSSILAASMELHQEILDISKRILST
- a CDS encoding carbohydrate ABC transporter permease — translated: MRLKQFAFKWFGFALLSLFSIVILFPFIWMLSSSLKSADQVYVFPPTLIPEVFRWENYVEIWKMAPLARYLFNSLFTASATIMVQLLLIIPASYAFARLRFKGSGILFLLVLATMMIPDQVTFIPNFLTIKQLGWVDSYMGLIAPFTVKAFGIFMLRQAFMQVPKELEEAAILDGCGHTRIMRHLMMPLSGAAVVTYILLSFIWNYNELFWPLIVTNNENLRTVQLGLSRFMEEGGGGSGGTQWNLVMAAAAVIIAPLAVLFISMQKFIVKGVATTGLK
- a CDS encoding DeoR/GlpR family DNA-binding transcription regulator — translated: MHSSYSEVEKRRKEILKELEEHDKVYVKELAEKFGVTTETIRRDLDKLESLNKLKKIFGGAIKTSHQKLEWIYNDRESINLEVKRKLAVEAANWVEDNDIIFLQAGSTVAQMPPFLRDKKELTVVSNSVPIIFEFAQYKRNGEFDGRVIQIGGELQVSSMGMGGVLAQDMLRDITVNKAFFSCGGFTPENISTFQSESAQMTKSLLTQSQKKVLVADASKMGVKHLYKVSSLLEVDMIITDTDLPEEWKPHTDLSSLKWISI
- a CDS encoding pyridoxal phosphate-dependent aminotransferase yields the protein MNYQLSHRARTLNPYIGAELRDKVEALRRSGRKLIALNVGEPDFPTPIHIAYAGIEAIIKGVTKYTPVQGTHDVRQAVCDKLKRDNDLSYSPEEVVITTGAKQAVANALLSICNEGDEVLLPIPCWGSYPEMIAYAGAVPVFVETEPEQDFQLNVERLASKITSRTRAILLTNPNNPTGTVLDQETLYAIGMIAVRHDLYIIADEIYEYLNYGEKVPLIAALSEEIKARTITINGLSKAYAMTGWRIGYACGPLPVIRAMTVIQSYTTSNPSSIGQYAAIAALKDEGDSVQEMTKSFDERRQYLIREIQSIRGLSCPNARGAFYLMVDVSHYFGSVYEEGTIADSKDFAEYLLHQVGVVVTPGDMFQAPQFIRLSYATSLAQLQEAVALIRAALSLLKMRTENLK
- a CDS encoding carbohydrate ABC transporter permease, whose amino-acid sequence is MTNKTSIAKWVYTNLTAYVLVFPAIILLVVFHLYPMGMTFFLSLTDWNLITPDFNWIFAGNYSRMFTSSEFWSVVGNTFIFGIFSVGFTVLLATVLAVVLDEKLRGVRLFRSVVFLPYITPMAAIGTLWVWMYNQNFGLINWVLDFFSIPPAPWLAKPGWAMAALIITKVWKVVGYYMVILLAGKQNIADSLYEAAKMDGAGRLQLFTRITLPLLSPYIFFVLIVALIGSFEDFDLLFTMTRGGPAESTNMIIYYIYQHAFEFFDIGYASAASSVLFVILMLITFIQMKVSKRWVHYQ